GGTTGGCGTTTGCACCCTCCCTATAGACAGTACAACTTTACCCTGTCCAAATCGTTTGGTAAACAAACGAGTGGCATTCATACCCAACAACCAATCACCTATTGCACGTGCACTTCCGGCAGCATACAGGTTATTAAACTGCTCACTTTCTTTCAGCTTTTGAAACCCTTCACGTATGGCTTCTTCTGTCAAAGATGAAATCCATAATCGTTTTACAGGAACTGAGCATTTGGCTTTAAGCAAAACCCAACGCTGGATCAATTCTCCTTCCTGCCCGGCGTCACCACAGTTAATCACCTCTTCACATTTGCTCACCAGATCTTCTATAACCTTAAACTGTTTGTGTACGCCCCCATTATCAATCAACTTAATGCCAAAACTTTTAGGAATCATGGGTAAATCTTCCAAACGCCATGCTTTCCATCGTTCAGTATAGTCATGGGGCTCTTTTAAGGTGCAAAAGTGACCAAATGTCCAAGTTACCTGAAAACCATTACCTTCATAATAGCCGTCCTTACGCTGTTTAGCACCAATTACTTCAGCAATATCCTTGGCTACACTTGGTTTTTCGGCAATGCAAACTTTCATACTTCGGCTTGAACAATTTTAAGGGGCACAAATGTCGTATAAAAGTTCAGAAAGTTTATCAAAAGAACTCAAATTCTGACCAATACCCTTCGCAATTTAATGTTCCAAAAAGTATTTTTTGATGAACCTAGCATTTAAAATTAAAAAAGTCCTTTCAGTTTGTTCTCATGGATAAGCTAAAAAACATTTTATTATAGCCCTCGCTCTTCGTTAAGTGTTTAAACAATTGTTTTTTTTCATAAAATTATTCATTCTACCAACCCTCACAAATAGTAGATACCCTCTGATTAACAGCCATTTATCAAAATTTAACATTTTTTTTTGCTGCTTTAACAGATGTTTTATTTTTGCGACAGATGGAGATGATTCAACAACATATTGAAGCACTGATATTTGCCTCTGAGCAAAGCATAACTTCAGCCGAGATCGTAGCTTGTTTAAGCCAAGTTAATGGAGAGGAGGTTGCAGATGTACTAGTTGATGAAACTATTGAAGCCATAAGTAAAAAGTATGAGGCTGAAGAGCATTTCTTTGAATTGGTAGCCCTGAGTGGAGGTTATCAGTTTATGACAAAAAAAAGATATGCCCCTACAGTAAGCTCTTTAATACAGCACCGCAATAAGAAAAAATTATCGGCGGCAGCTATGGAAACCTTAGCAATTATTGCATACAAGCAACCAATTACCAAGGCCGAAATTGAACAGATAAGGGGTGTAAATTGTGATTATAGTGTTCATAAGTTACTTGAGAAAGAGCTAATCACCATTGAGGGAAAAAGCGATGCCCCAGGTAGGCCTTTGCTCTATGGAACCAGCAAATTATTTATGGACTATTTCAGTCTAAACTCGTTAAAAGACTTGCCACAACTAAAAGACATACAATCAATTAACGAAAACGAAATAGGACAACAGACAGAAAATTAATTGCAAACTTGTTTTTGAGAAGTTAAAAACTTTTTAATTTTACAAATGATGATTTTAAACATATTTTTTTCTTAAAAATCATCAAAAAGCTTAGTAAATTCAGCTCAAGAATCAATAAGTAGAAAATTTAAATTTGAAGAGGTAAATGAAAACGCCAAAGAAACCAATTAAAAAAACCAGCGGCAAAAGTGCTTCAGAAGATGCGAAGAAAGGTATGAAGCCTCTTAATCCAAAAGAAGCCAAAAACGCTAAGAACCGTCTTTTAGATGATGACGATGATGATGATTTAGGAATTCCGATGGATGATTTCGGTGCATTTGACGATATTGACGATTTTGATGATGATGACAGATTTTAATATTTACATTTAATACATAAAAAAATCCCTGCCATAATAAATGACAGGGATTTTTATTTTAAATGGACAGTAAGAATGAAGTTTCCTAAACCATCTATTACCTACTAATTCCAAATAATATCACAACCCACCGGTTCAATTTCAGGATAATCCACATCTATACCATCTAAAGCTGCCTCAATTGCATCTTCCAGGTATACGCGTGTTACCATATTTTCATTTTCCCAGCTATCGTCAATGGCTCCTTTATACACCAATTCTCTTTTAGAGTTAAACAAATATGCCTCAGGCACTTTGGTAGCACCGAAAGCTTTGGCAACTTGCTGATCTCCATCAACCAAATACAAATGAGGCAGCTTGAGATCATCGTACATTTTCTTCATTTGTTCTAATGATTCAGCATCACTGTTTTTGGAAGTTGAATTAACACGAATAATACCTAAATTATCTTCCTCATATCTTTTTAGCAAATTCCTAATTCGATTTCGGTAAGCCTGTGCCACAGGACATGTATTATTGGTGAAAATTATCAGCAAGGCATATCTATCGGCATATGCATATTGGTTATACATTTCGCCATCTACACCCTTTAAATTAAACGCAGGTAGTTTATCGCCTATGATCATAAGATTATTGAATGGTTATTTTGGCAAATCTCTGTTTTTTTGGCTAAGCCACAAGGCAAAATTTATATTTTTGGACCACTAAAATTGTTCTATGAGAATTATCGAGGTTCAAGACGCTAAAACCAAAAAAGACTTTCTGGAGGTAGCTAAATTAATTTATAAAAATGATCCTGTTTGGGTTCAGCCACTTGATAGTGATATCGAAGGAATCTTTGATCCTCTGCGAAATAACTTCCATTCATTTGGTGAAGCTACCCGTTGGGTACTTTATGATAAGAATGACAAAGCCATTGGTCGTGTTTCAGCCTTTATTAATCAACGTAAAGCGTATCAATACGATCAACCTACCGGCGGCATGGGTTTTTTCGAATGTATTGATGATGAATCTGCAGCTTTCTTGTTGTTCGATACTTGCCAAAAATGGCTAATCGAGCGTGGAATGAAAGCTATGGACGGCCCTATTAATTTTGGTGAGAACGATACGTATTGGGGCTTATTAATTGAAGGGTTTATTCATCCTTCATTTGGTATGCAATACAATCAGCCTTATTATCAAAAGTTCTTTGAAACTTATGGATTTAAGCAATCCTATCAACAGTACACCAATACTATGCCTATTGCACTACCTAAACGGGTAGAAAAAATCGCAGACTGGGTAATTACAAAACCAGGTTACACCTTTGAATATTTAACTGTAAATAACTTCGATAAGTTCACAGCAGATTTCGAAGAAATTTATAACGATGCATGGAAAGACTTTGAAAACTTTGTTCCAATCACAAAGGAAATCTTACTGGATAGTTTCGAAAAAATGAAACCCATAATGGATGAGCAGTTAATTTGGTTTGCCTATGTTAATGGCGAACCGGCTTCGTTTATTGTGTGTCTGCCTGATGCAAATCAAATTATAAAGCATTTGAACGGCAAACTTAACCTTTGGGGTAAGCTAAAATTTGTGTATTACAAATGGAAAGGTAAAATGAATCGGATTCGTGTTGTGGTAATGGGCACTAAACAAGCTTATCAGAATCATGGGTTGGAGTCGGCATTGTTTAGAAAATTGCAATTTTATGTTTTGCCACAAAATCATTATACCGAGGCGGAGCTTTCGTGGGTTGGTGATTTTAACACTAAAATGCAGGCTATTCATGCTGCATTAGGGGCAACCCGATCTAAAACCCATGCAACTTTTAGATTTATTTTCCCTGAATAACAGCCACTTAATTTTAAATTAAAAAAAGCTGAACATTTAGTTTGCAAACTAAATCAAAGCCTGTATATTTGCAGTCCCAAAACAAACCGCCTTTAACGGCAGTTAAAAAGGGAAAAGATTCCGTAGCTCAGCTGGTAGAGCAATACACTTTTAATGTATGGGTCCTGGGTTCGAATCCCAGCGGGATCACAAAACTGAAAGTTGAACAGTTTTCAATAAAATCAACAACGATTCCGTAGCTCAGCTGGTAGAGCAATACACTTTTAATGTATGGGTCCTGGGTTCGAATCCCAGCGGGATCACAAAACTGAAAGTTGAACAGTTTTCAATAAAATCAACAATGATTCCGTAGCTCAGCTGGTAGAGCAATACACTTTTAATGTATGGGTCCTGGGTTCGAATCCCAGCGGGATCACAAAACAAGTGATCAAATTCACCTAAAACCTCACTAAACGCATGATTAGTGAGGTTTTTTATTCTGGGCTTCTGTCAAAAATTGCACCCATAATCAATGTGCAGGTTTTGATGGATCAAGTGCAAAAGTTGTGGAGTAAGCAATAAAAGTTCATTTTTGTGCATCCTAAAAAACACCATGCACGAGTCCTATAAAGCCCTGATCCCACTGATCCTTCCTGAATCCATTGAGGAATATTTTGAATTAACCGAGGTGGAGAAAAAAGACGCCGCTATCCATATCTATTTAAAGGAAGTAAACAAGACCCCTGAAGAGCATGCGGCAAACAAATTGCACTCCAAAGGCTTTTTTGAGCCCATCACCCTGCAGGATTTTCCCATTCGTGGTTTTCAGGTGTACCTCCACATTACCCGCCGCCGCTGGATGAACGAGGATACCGGCAAAGTCGTTTACCGCAATTGGGATTTAGTGGCCCAAGGCACCCGCATTACCAAGGGTTTTGCGGCTTTTTTAAAAGCATTCAGCCGATACACAGGCGCATAGCCTGCAAACCATCGCCGGTTTCTATGGCGTGAATGGCAAGAAACTTCATCGCAGCTACCGGAACCGCTTAAGTAATTTTAACTCCTGGAAAGCGGGCAACGATATCGAAAAAGGACTTTTGTTTCCCCAAAACATGGGACCTTATCTTTCCATTGACGAAACTTCGTTGTCCTTAGGGGAACTCTATACCATCATCACAAATAAAGACGCCAGGGGCAAAAAAGGGACCGTTGTGGCCATCGTCAAGGGCACACAGTCCGATGGGATTATTCCCCTGCTCAAGCGGCTTCCCAAACGGTTACGGAACGAAGTAAAAGAAGTAACCATGGACCTGGCAGGAAGCATGAACCTTATTGTCAAACATTGTTTTCCCTATGCGCCAAACAGGTGATCGATCGTTTTCATGTGCAACAACTGGGGGGAGAGGCCTTGCAGGAAATTCGCATCCAGCATCGCTGGAAGGCCATAGAGGCGGAAAACAAGGCCTTGGAAAAGGCCCGAAAAACCCAAGCAGAATATCATCCGAAGATCTATGCCAACGGGGATACGCTCAAGCAATTGCTGGCCCGCAGCCGCCACCTGCTGTATAAAGCCCAGGTGAACTGGAGCCAGGAACAAGAAAAACGGGCAAGTCTCCTCTTTGAGCTATATCCAGATCTGGGACAGGCTTATGCATTGGCTCAAAAGCTCTCCTGGATTTACAACCACTCCTCATCTAAATCCCTGGCCTTAACACGCTTGGCCCAATGGTATGACCAGGTAGAAAAGGCCGGCTTTAAAACGTTTAATACCCTGTCCAAAACCATACAGCTCCATTACGAACGGATCCTGAACTACTTTGACAACCGCAGCACCAACGCTTCGGCCGAATCGTTCAATGCTAAAATCAAAGCCTTCCGGAGTCAATTCAGGGGTGTAAAGGATGTACCTTTTTTCCTTTTCAGGCTTACTAAATTATTTGCTTAAGAAAGGGTTGCTCCACAGGTTTTGGGATTGATCCAAAGCCAGCTCATGCGCTTTCAACAGTTCCAGGTCTTTCTCTATAGTGTAAACCCTTTTCTGAAGCTCTGACTTCCTTTTTCTTAACTGAGCGATTGGGATTAGGCCTTCCTGGTAAGCTTCTGTTTTACCAAAACAAGCTTTGCCACTGACACTTACATTGCCTGATTTAGCTTTAAACCGTTTCCCTCTCCTGGAGCGTTCCTTGATAATTGCCCGTTCGTATTCTGCAATCATCCCCTGAAACTGTAGCAACAAGGCCTCTTCCGGCGTTTCGGCTTGGGCGAATTAACTAACATCACTTCTATACCACAGGAATGAAATTCGTCGATTAAAACCACCTAATACGCATAATTCCGGCTCAAACGATCGGGACTATAGACCAAAACAGCTTGTATTTGTCCTTCGGCACTTAGATCTCTCACTTTTTCCAATCCAGGACGAACCAAAATCGCTCCACTGTAACCCTCATCTTTAAAGATATATTCTTCTGGGACCACATAACCGTTTTCTTTGGCAAATTCTAATAAAGCATCTACCTGGCTGTCGATGGTTTTATTCTCCTTCTGCTGATCGGAGGATACTCGCGTATAAATGGCTGCAGTTTTCATATACCTGATCTTCTATGGGTTGATTAATAGAATTTGCTGAGGAAATGATTTCCGACTAGCCTGGGACGAGAAGATGGTAGACCTGTGTGAGTTTTTGCTCCCACAAGCGGTCATAGGAGAACGATATCTTAGCGATCCTCTCCTTTTTGGCCATAGTGTTGTTTTTTTGCTAAAAACTCTTCCAATGCCACCCTGACTATTTTGCTGATTGAAGTCCCCTGAGAGACTGCAAATTCCCTTATCCGACCGATCAGACTGGGCGGAAGTTTTACTGTAAAGACAACTGAACGCTCCGGAATGGTTAACTTCTCCTTATGCGCTTTGGCTTGCTGAACATAACGATAGGCCTGTATTTGGGACACACCATAGGTTTCCATCAACTGCTCTACAATATTTATATACGGCTTCCGCTGCTCCAATAAGGCATGCGCCTGATTGATTCTTTCCGCCAATTCCGAATTCGGTGATCTTTTCATTTGTCATAAAAATAATACTTTTTATGAAATATACAAAACTAAAATCTACCTCTTTTAATGACAAGTCGCTTAACAAAGTCAATGTTTGTGAGTGTGTACGTAAAGCTAGCGGGCTCCCTTGTGGGGTGCCAGAGGTACGTACTCCGATGACTCCATCGACCAGTATTCCACTTCCAAGGTACCTTCGTATCACAAGGACTTGCACCTTGTTAGAATAATACCATGCCCGACATACAAAGGCGCCGAATATCAATTCGACGCCCATTGATTTAGGGTATGAAGAAAAGATCTTTTTTGTTGTTATTGGTGAGGTTTAATAGAAGAAGGTGGCGCACTCCCAGTTTGCGCCACTCCTTCAACAACCAAAAACACAAACTATTATAAACTAATCACTACTATCTTTAATGCTGACTTACCTGTTCTTTGTTAAAAAAGGGGCCATTTCAGACCCCCATGGTTTATTTAGGATATAAAAGCAAAGGTCTTTTTTGTTGTTATTGGTGAGGCTTAATAGAAGGAGGTGGTGCACTCCTAATTTGCACCACTCCTTCAACAACCAACAACACAAACTATTGTAAACTAACAACTATCTTTAATGCTGACTTACATGTTCTTTGTTAAAAAGAGGGGCCATTTCAGACCCCCATGATTTATTTAGGGTATATGAAGAAGATCTTATCTTTCTAATTATTAACCACACCTTCTACTGTATAGCCTTTATTGCGTAACAGTTGAAGCAATCCCTTATCACCCAGCAAATGGGCAAAACCTACGGCAATAAAGGCCGAATTCTGCTTTATTTTTTCTTCGATGCGGGGCACCCATAGTAGGTTGCGATCATCGCGTACAAATTTAACCCAGGGATCGTTAAGTTTTGTATCCGCATTTATGCCCTTAAAAAGTTCGGTTGCTTTTTGCTGCTTATATAGCTCATACAGTTTTTGTATGGAATAATTATCCTGTTTTGCATTAATGTCTGGATTATTCAGCTTTCTAATGACCCCTAACAACATCTTCGCCTGGTCTCTATACGGAACACTATCCAGGTAACTCATCTGTTCTGTATAGGTAGAAAGGCCGCTACAAGGTTTATAAAACAGCCTCGCTAAATACTGCAACTCTTCTTCCATACTGGTTTGTTCCCCTTCACAAAGCATTCTTTTTTTGCCAATCATACCGGCAACAAGAACAGGTTTCGTCTCTTTCAGCATCTGATATATCGCTCCCTTAATAGGGTTTGCTTTGAAATACCGATTAATCGTATCCATCTCCTGTGGCGACACCAAACTATCCAATGTCATATGTCCGCGCATCAGATTAGCTTGCATAGATTCCTTAGCCATTTTGTCTGGATCATCATTATACACTTCAAAAACTGCTTCGTTAGCCGACAAAATCGCTTTTTTCAGCGCTGCCGGAAGCAGGATACCCAGATCTGCTTTACAAACCAGGTGTGTAGTACCAAACAAGTAGGATGGTTTGGCTAACCCTTTGCCGCTTATTTTCCAAAGCAGGGTATTTTGAACAGTAGTATCCGCTGTTGGCCGGGCAACAGCAACAAATGAACAAACAAAAAACAAACATCCTAAAAAGAAGCTACGCACAATAGTAGGTTTCATACAAAATATATTAGAATTATAAATACCTGTTTATCGTTTCTGAATTTTTAAGATCTTTTTTACGGCACGTTTGCTTAGCTCACCCTTTAAGGTAGCAGCCAGCTTTACCGCTTCATAAGCATTCACAATTCCTCCGGATGTACAGATGTCGTTTAATTCAACTTTCTCCGGCTGTACCCCCTTTGGCCTGCGCAGTCCCGGTTTGGTTACTTTATCTACAGGTTTTACCACCGATTGCTCAATCACATATTTTACCTGTCGGGCCGAGAGACGGGGAAAATACTCGCGTATGATAGTAGCAATGCCCGAAACAACTGGGGCTGCCATACTTGTTCCATCCATAAACTCATACTTATTCTTTTTAGAAATCGTTGCATAAATATTAGTACCGGGAGCAAATACATTCACCACCTTCTTTCCGTAGTTAGAGAAAGATGCTAAAGCAGAGGGTTTCACATCGCTGGCCCCCACAGTAATGAAGTTAGTTGCCGAATAGTCAGCATTAATAAAGAAAGGTGAAGGGTAACGCTGACTTGTATCCACATTTACACCTTCGTTTCCGGAAGCATGGATCAGCAAAACATCGTGAGCTTGTGCATATTTTACGGCATCATCCACCCATTGTTTCTGTGGCGAAAAGTCTTTACCGAAACTCATATTTACCACCCTTGCACCATTGTCAACTGCATATCGTATGGACAGGGCAACATCCTTATCCCGTTCGTCGCCATCAGGTATAGCTCTAATGGGCATAATGCGGGCTTTATCGGCTATACCATCCATTCCCAGGTTGTTGTTACGTTCGGCGGCAATAGTACCGGCCACATGCGTACCGTGCTTTGGATTGCCCGCCCCAACAGTAGGATTACCGTAGTTCCGGTCGTTTATATCTTCCCAGTTATCCCCTACCAAATCCTTGCGCCGTTTGTTTACCTTATCGTATGATTTATGCAATTGCATCATTACACTAACAGCGGAATCTGATGATACATATGCAGGGTTGTTAATGGCTTGAGATGCCTGTTTCCACACACTATATTCCTTCTGTTCATTGACCGACAGACTTGAACTACTACTGTCATCGAATTTATCCC
Above is a window of Solitalea lacus DNA encoding:
- the scpB gene encoding SMC-Scp complex subunit ScpB, translating into MEMIQQHIEALIFASEQSITSAEIVACLSQVNGEEVADVLVDETIEAISKKYEAEEHFFELVALSGGYQFMTKKRYAPTVSSLIQHRNKKKLSAAAMETLAIIAYKQPITKAEIEQIRGVNCDYSVHKLLEKELITIEGKSDAPGRPLLYGTSKLFMDYFSLNSLKDLPQLKDIQSINENEIGQQTEN
- a CDS encoding thioredoxin family protein; protein product: MIIGDKLPAFNLKGVDGEMYNQYAYADRYALLIIFTNNTCPVAQAYRNRIRNLLKRYEEDNLGIIRVNSTSKNSDAESLEQMKKMYDDLKLPHLYLVDGDQQVAKAFGATKVPEAYLFNSKRELVYKGAIDDSWENENMVTRVYLEDAIEAALDGIDVDYPEIEPVGCDIIWN
- a CDS encoding GNAT family N-acetyltransferase, whose translation is MRIIEVQDAKTKKDFLEVAKLIYKNDPVWVQPLDSDIEGIFDPLRNNFHSFGEATRWVLYDKNDKAIGRVSAFINQRKAYQYDQPTGGMGFFECIDDESAAFLLFDTCQKWLIERGMKAMDGPINFGENDTYWGLLIEGFIHPSFGMQYNQPYYQKFFETYGFKQSYQQYTNTMPIALPKRVEKIADWVITKPGYTFEYLTVNNFDKFTADFEEIYNDAWKDFENFVPITKEILLDSFEKMKPIMDEQLIWFAYVNGEPASFIVCLPDANQIIKHLNGKLNLWGKLKFVYYKWKGKMNRIRVVVMGTKQAYQNHGLESALFRKLQFYVLPQNHYTEAELSWVGDFNTKMQAIHAALGATRSKTHATFRFIFPE
- a CDS encoding transposase, which codes for MHESYKALIPLILPESIEEYFELTEVEKKDAAIHIYLKEVNKTPEEHAANKLHSKGFFEPITLQDFPIRGFQVYLHITRRRWMNEDTGKVVYRNWDLVAQGTRITKGFAAFLKAFSRYTGA
- a CDS encoding transposase; its protein translation is MNGKKLHRSYRNRLSNFNSWKAGNDIEKGLLFPQNMGPYLSIDETSLSLGELYTIITNKDARGKKGTVVAIVKGTQSDGIIPLLKRLPKRLRNEVKEVTMDLAGSMNLIVKHCFPYAPNR
- a CDS encoding transposase codes for the protein MIDRFHVQQLGGEALQEIRIQHRWKAIEAENKALEKARKTQAEYHPKIYANGDTLKQLLARSRHLLYKAQVNWSQEQEKRASLLFELYPDLGQAYALAQKLSWIYNHSSSKSLALTRLAQWYDQVEKAGFKTFNTLSKTIQLHYERILNYFDNRSTNASAESFNAKIKAFRSQFRGVKDVPFFLFRLTKLFA
- a CDS encoding recombinase family protein produces the protein MKTAAIYTRVSSDQQKENKTIDSQVDALLEFAKENGYVVPEEYIFKDEGYSGAILVRPGLEKVRDLSAEGQIQAVLVYSPDRLSRNYAY
- a CDS encoding ribbon-helix-helix protein, CopG family, whose translation is MKRSPNSELAERINQAHALLEQRKPYINIVEQLMETYGVSQIQAYRYVQQAKAHKEKLTIPERSVVFTVKLPPSLIGRIREFAVSQGTSISKIVRVALEEFLAKKQHYGQKGEDR
- a CDS encoding TraB/GumN family protein, which encodes MKPTIVRSFFLGCLFFVCSFVAVARPTADTTVQNTLLWKISGKGLAKPSYLFGTTHLVCKADLGILLPAALKKAILSANEAVFEVYNDDPDKMAKESMQANLMRGHMTLDSLVSPQEMDTINRYFKANPIKGAIYQMLKETKPVLVAGMIGKKRMLCEGEQTSMEEELQYLARLFYKPCSGLSTYTEQMSYLDSVPYRDQAKMLLGVIRKLNNPDINAKQDNYSIQKLYELYKQQKATELFKGINADTKLNDPWVKFVRDDRNLLWVPRIEEKIKQNSAFIAVGFAHLLGDKGLLQLLRNKGYTVEGVVNN
- a CDS encoding S8 family peptidase — translated: MKIKMEKSNRLSMSKGICCAVVLLLGVVLCKEANAQLRMNASLQGWHLKDKASDNVPGISLQKAYDFLKEHRYKVNPVIVAVIDNGVDTTHEDLKNVLWRNNREIAGNGKDDDGNGYVDDVCGWNFLGNKEGKNLTTESSEKDRENQRAYQSLRSKWDKFDDSSSSSLSVNEQKEYSVWKQASQAINNPAYVSSDSAVSVMMQLHKSYDKVNKRRKDLVGDNWEDINDRNYGNPTVGAGNPKHGTHVAGTIAAERNNNLGMDGIADKARIMPIRAIPDGDERDKDVALSIRYAVDNGARVVNMSFGKDFSPQKQWVDDAVKYAQAHDVLLIHASGNEGVNVDTSQRYPSPFFINADYSATNFITVGASDVKPSALASFSNYGKKVVNVFAPGTNIYATISKKNKYEFMDGTSMAAPVVSGIATIIREYFPRLSARQVKYVIEQSVVKPVDKVTKPGLRRPKGVQPEKVELNDICTSGGIVNAYEAVKLAATLKGELSKRAVKKILKIQKR